Genomic DNA from Podospora pseudoanserina strain CBS 124.78 chromosome 4, whole genome shotgun sequence:
CCACTATCCTCCGGGTGTGACTCGATCTGGGTCATCGTGGATATGTTCACCAAGATGGCACACTTCATCCCTCTACGTGTGGAAGCGAAGAAAACTGACGACCTGATCCGGATTTTCGCGCGCGAATACTGGCGACTCCACGGCGTGCCGGCAGATATCATCTCTGACCGCGATTCACGCTTCACCGCGCACCTTTGGAAGGACTTCCTGAAGCTCGTCGGCATCAATAGCCGTATGAGTACAGCCTTCCATCCTCAGACAGACGGACAGACAGAAATCGTGAACCAAGAATTAGAGATGTATCTCCGCGCCTTTGTCAACTACGAGATGGCTAACTGGAATGAATTACTTCCCATGGCAGAATTCGCGTACAATAACGCCCGTAAGGCACCAACAGGCATGTCGCCTTTCTTCGCCAACTACGGTTACCACCCTGCCTCCAATAACCCCTCGTCGAACACCACCGTTCACAACCCTTCGAGCCGGCTATACGCACACTGGATGACCCAAGTTCACAAGGAAGCGCAGAATTCTCTGGAAGACACCCGCAAGCGCATGAAGCGGTGGGCAGACtcgaagagaaaagaagcaCCTTTGTTTGAACAGGATCAGCTTGTGATGCTTAACGCCAGGCACATCAAGACCCGTCGACCCTCCAAAGCTGGATAAGAAGATGTTAGGCCCGTTCAAAATCCAGAAGGTGATCTCGCCTACCGCTGTCCGACTGACTCTCCCCAAGCACTGGCGAATCCACAATACCTTCCACGTCTCCCCATCGAGCCCTATCGCGCTGGCGGACAGGCACTGCCTGACCCAGACCAGGTCCTGCGAGAAGCTGAGCCGGTAGAGGCAGAAGACTATCAAGTGGAAAAGGATGGACTCGACCACGATGGGTGAAGAAGTTAAGTATCTGGTCAAGTGGGAAGGTTGGCCTCAAAGGAAACATTGGACGTGGGAACCTTTCGATCATTTCTACAGCGATGGAGCCAAGACAGCTTTACGAACCTTCCACGCTCAATACCCTGACAAGCCAAAGGACTCACGCCTGGAGGcatgaagccatcatcaggctcgagggcgagcatgagaaggggggagatggtgtcacacggcaaaagccaactACCTGCAACCatgcccaacaacaccgccgatactaccgcaaggaggggtaactgcacgttgAGAACCTCTCATTCAAAGTGAGGCAGGCAAAcagaggcatggcggttatcaaaggaaggccactggccaggaggatatcggaggacttggcgatggcctgaggccaacaagggcacgggccacgcgaggaaggataaaatacgcgtttggaaacaccaagactgtatctcttcttcttcttttcggtaTCACAGACTTCGTTCGGAAGGGATCTTCCTCATCTCGAAATACAGGTTTGGTTGTGGCCAGCTTCTTCCACCTTCTCCGCCACCGCTTCGGAAGGGATCTTCCTCATCTCGAAATACAGGTTTGGTTGTGGCTTCTTCCACCTCTCACCGCTCGGAAATACCTTCCTCCGTAGTCTATTGACCCATGGGACTAATAGCTGGTAATAAGGCGTGAATTTCTTCTTTGCCCTATTGATGAAATCTCCTTCATCAGATACATGCCCTTTCTTTAGGTCTGCCGGTTTGTCATCACCCTCGTAATTCCAGCTGTCAAACTCAGTTAGTCCAATGTCTTTACCCGGTCCATTGTAGTGGATACATATTTCAACCGCCGACTTGGCGCAGTGTAGTAGCGGACTGTGCCCTACCTGCGAATTACCTGTTTCTTGCTTTCGGGATCCCCAATCTAAGGAGATCATAATGTAGAGAAGTTCAGCAGGTGACACGGAAAAATAATACCGGTGAGATTAAATATTCGGCACGTCTGTCAAGACAACATGCTATCACTTCCTGCCTGGTTTGTCGACATCTCCTATCAGAGTAATATTGATACAGGGAACGAATCATCTCAATTCAGCACGGCCTAACCAACCACTGGCCCTAATTCTCTCCGTTTCCGAACCTGACAAGCTACAGTGGACCCCTGGATCGGCCCGTTGGGCTGCGCTCATGTCGCCAGCGCCGCGATTTCAACTTTGCCCGAAATATCCCGAGATGTCTCTCACAACCTTTTGTAGTTCTTCTGTGAAAGGATCCTTGCATTTCTTCTGTGGTAgttccctcttcctcttccggTTTTGGCCGTTTGGGCTGAGCGGGCCAAGAGGCTGGCGACTGCGGACCTCTGCTCTCTCGAAGTCAACGACCATAATATTTCGGTTGTACATGACGTTGCGTAATTCCGCATCGCAGTGTAAAACTCGGAGCCGATGAAGTTCGGTATAGGCGATGGCGATTGCGTCGACGGCAACCACCTTGTCGATCCGGTCGACGCATTTGGACAGTGGCTGCCCAGCCCAACTAAGCAGCAGGAAGTGCTCGGAAACACGGCCATCGCAGTAGTATGGGAGGACCAGGTCTATTAGACCGAGACATACCGGAACGTGCCTCCCCTGGATAACAGAGAGCTGATTGTAAATTTTCTCCTCATTCTGTAGGCGGCCACGATTTGCTGACTCGACGCCCTTGGCAACAAGTGTGTAACCGTGGGTGGACAGTCGGACCTTGAAGAGCGACCCGACAGCTCCCGCCAGGTACAGCGGTGCGGAGTCGGCGTCACGGCCGCGGTCACCGGCCAGCTGTGCACGAAGAAGATGCAGAAAGTCGACGCGGCTAATGTGGCCTGGTTTATGATAAGGGGCGTTCGGACAGGACGGGTCTATCGGGCCGCCAAGTGCAAGCCCAACAAGGCACTGATGGGTGCAGTACGCTCGGTCTTGTATGTCTGgccgccttccccttccgCCACCTCCTTTTCCAGAGCTTGCGTCCGATGTGGCGACCGCGCCGCCAGAGGCGCCTGATGTCGCAGGTTTCCTGCCAGAACGAGTCAACCGATCCGCCGtcggtgaagggggtggcggttcatcatcgtcctcatgTGGTAGACCGGACTCGATGCTGGCCTGCTTGCAACTTAATCGAGTCCGAATTGGCGAGCGAGTAAAGCCGCGCCAGCGCTGAGGCTTGTATGGGGAAGCGTGTTCTTTGTCCTTGCGAACTGTCACTGGGATTTTGCTCAGCACATCTTCGAACTCCACGTCCCAAATGTCAAGTCGTTCAGCGGCGTCGTGCCAGGATTGTGGGGGCGGTGGCGTAAGGACGGCCTGGAGTATGAAGGCGAAGACCTGCGCGACAGCCGTGCGATGAAGTCTGTtctcgtcgtcctcgatcACATCCAAATTCGGCACGCACACGTGGTAGAAGACCGTGGCGGGATCGTCTGGAATATAGAGAAAGACGAAGACTTGTCCCGTACAGACGTATCCATACTGCATGCCCTTGCCGACCATGTAGGAGAAGAGTTGGGTAACGACAGCGGCGGCGAGCGCCCTCGACGCGAGGACAAAGCCCTCGCAGTCCTTGTTGATCACGTCTCGTCTCGGTTGGATATCAGACGCCAACCCGGTAACAATTTCATCCTGGCTTAGCTTGTGTGGCGCCTTGTACTCAATGGCCATCGCCGGGATGTTGGCGCCGTCTGCCGTCCTGTATATGCAAAACTGGTCCGCTCGGTTGCCTTTCCCTTTCGCGCCGCGACGCGGTTTTCGGATCGCTGCGGTCGTTGTGAGGGGTGTATCTGTGGCATGGCTCCCGGCAAGGGACATGCGCTCGAGAGGCTTGGAAAGTGTGTCGTCGACGGTGCCGAGATTCGTGTGGCTCTCGAACATCACGGTTCCCCGTAGGCCAAGGGAGTCTCGGAGCTGCGTGTTTTCGGATACTGCAGCAAACAGCTTCTGTACTGCATTCTCGACGGTGTCGCGCTCGAAGGAGCGAAGGCCTTGCTCGCTGCTGATCGGGTTGATCAAAGACTCAACATAGGCCATCTGGTGTTGGGATGGGAACACAGGGTTATCGGCGAAGGACGGGATGGAGAGCTGTTTCCATATTTCCTCTTGCCTTGCTGGAAAGTCGTGCCATTCAGCGATTCGTTGGGGGTAAAGACGGCCGACGGGATTGGTCGTGTCACCTTGGGTGGTCAGAGAACGGTCGGTGACGACCTGGATAGCAAGACTGAGAGAGTGACAGGTCTCAAGATAACCCTCCAGTGCTTGTAGCTGCGATTTTCTTGCAATCTCTTCAGCTTTTTCGCGTCGGCGTTGCTCCTCTTCTCGTCGGCGTTGCTCCTCTTCTCGTCGGCGTTGCTCCTCTTCTCGTCGGCGTTGCTCATCGAAGGCGCGATTCTCCGCTTCTTCGCGCAGGCGTTGTTGCTCCGAAGCCTGGAGCTTAGCTTGCGCAAGAGCCTCTCGTAGTCTGGCAAGCTCGTCGGCCATTGCGAATGTGTAGAAAAAGGCGTTCTTGACGGTGGAACGATTGGATTCGAAAGTGTGAAGTTGCCGAAGGAACGTGCACCCAGAATTGTTTCTGACACGCGCGGCAAAACCGGCAAGTTCCGAGCTACCGCTTGTCCATCCTTTCCAACCCTCGTCACCAACATGGATAAAATGCTCACATCTTTTGGATACATTCTCAGCTAGCCATTTCTTGTTGTTTCACCAATCCCTGCTCCTGCCgccccctcatccatccatcattaTCTGTGATATTAACCACCCCCCTTGAGTGCCAGCTAAACCCCGCCGAACATTCatttttccccttcctccccttttcatAGCCTGGCAGAAGTGTGGGAAGAGACGGGCATTCTGCTTTGTTTGTGGCAGATGATAGCCTGGTGCTACTTTTGGAGCAGAATGAGAAGTGAATAAAGACGCCACCAGCAGCCTGTCCTTCTTTACCAGAGCCCTGCTCTCCGCCTATCGATGACATGAATACAGGCTGACGTCTTGAACCTGCTGAATGTGCAAAACATCCTTCAAATATGTCTTTAGCTCCAGATGGCGGCGACTATGTTCGTTATCCAGGTCCATCAAAGCCCCATCGCCAAGACTATCAAAGGTCTCAGCAGTGGACGTGCCCTTTAACAGCATAGTGACGGTCCAAACACCATGAACCTGTTGGAAAATACAGACCTTAAAGGCCGcagatggggatgggatgacgTAGTTTTCTCCTGGTGTGTACTCGAAACAGAAATATGCGTTGGGGCCCAGGATATGGTTGAGGATCTTCACACCAAGTTCCATCGACTTGGTTGATACGTTGGAAAGGTCACGCAATTCTCCGATGGCATCTCGAGCAAGCTTGCGCTccgcatcatcaacctctgATATATATCGTTAGCCTGTCCTCCAACACTCAAAAGGGAAGAAGATAAGTAACAAAAGGCTAGCAAAGGAAGCCGACACTTACATTCTTGAAAAGGCTGGGCATCGTGATCCAAGACTGGGTTTGACCAGGGGGCTAAGATAAAGGCAGCAACTAGCAGAACGATCCAAACCAATCAGACAAGTCACAGGATGGTTTCTGCTGGCTGGTACACATAGTTACGTACCTGAGTGACCACTGGAATATGGGAGGACGCAAGACCTTACGATGCGGTGCTTTAAGACGTAACCCCAACAGAGGTTCGACAGGCAATTAATGGCAATGTGAGCGGTGAGGATTGGATTTGTGGCAAGGCGAATTGACTTACTGGGCAAAGGTCAGAGTCGAGACGGAGATCGGCGACCGCGATAGGTAGAAAAAATGAGTGAAGGCCGAAGCACAGATGTCAGAGGAATGAGAGGCAGAAGTATTGACTCTTCAATGGGAAAAAACTGGTTGCAgaaaggtggaagaggaggaacccAGCTTTGTAGACAATCGAGTGGAAAGGCATTCGCAGGACGTCTTCCGAGCGAAAAACCCCCGCCGAGCGCAAGAACAAACGGTAGTTGCGTGATGTTGAAAATGGAAAAAGTGAAAAGGTTTGCTCTCTGCCAAAAGCCTTCGTCAAAACGCAGTGACCAGTTAACTCGGCAAGAGGTGATAAgtgaagaaggaaggagtACAATAGGGAATACCAACTACGGTTGAAATTCggaaggagggaaggttGGGATGGGACTCTTACTTGGTGAAGCCGACGGGCGTCTCTCGCGCTGAGTGGAGGATCTCTCTGACTGGTTGCGATTGGTTTCCCTAAAGAAGAATAAGGAATCGCAATCTCTCAGCGCCTGCTTTATATATAAGTGTTGGATGAAGGTCAACTGTGCGTAAGGTCTTTCCCTGACTATGGTTCTAAGTCTCTATGATGTCGGGAGAGGATGTGGTCAGGTCGATCGGAGCAGATGTAGAAACGAGGCTTCCTTACCTACGAAAGTAGTGGAGGTGATGTTTTTTCCACCTAATCTCTCCCCTGCCTGTCTACCAGAGAAAGTAGCGAGCACACGAATTTCCTCGTACCTGCAAAGGCTGTGGAAGCGATGTCTTTTCCATCCGATCTCCATCCTACCATTACATCATCCCCCCGTTCTGTCCAGCAGAGGAACTAATACAAATATACAGTTAGATCCCATCATTTCCACGCAGTAACCCAAAATTCCGTGTTTTAGACTGGTGGTTTAGACCTTgtcacctccgcctccgcgcCATGCAGAATAGCGGCAGCCTCTCATATATACCCAGCCCCTTCTTCACAAAGTCGGCtgcatcaccctccccatcagctGCGCTACCCAACTGGGATCGCGCCAGCACTAGAATCGGAACAGTAAGCTTCGTCTCCACCCGCAGCATAAAAGGCGTAATCTGCTACTGGCCCAAAGTTCTTAATTATAACCTCAGAGGAGGCTGGCGAAAAAGGGATCTCGTCGTATAGGGCAGCACCAAGTCGCTCTCAGGCGAAACAATGAAAAGTCTTAGGGAATAAGGTACTTGGAATATATTCAGACTCTATAAGCATACATTCGCTATATATTTACACCGAATTTACAGTGTGCTCTTCTACCATAAAGATCCTCTGCCCAAGTAAAGGAGGTGAACGTCGATATTATAAGGAAAAGAACggccatccccatccccaaagcCGCCTATCCACCCAGTATAACCTCATCGATCTAGTGCGCGGATTAGGGTAATATATTAACTTGAGATAACCCAAGCCGGTGCAGCAAATTTTCTCTCTAAATACAGCTGACCAAGTCTAGTGGAATTTTACGCGGCTGTCCTCGACGTTTCATTATCCCGGCCGCGCCAGACCGGTGTCCCATCTTAGGCTTTATAGCCTTCCACTTAGCCAGGAAATTGCCCATATTTTTCAGATGGCTTTCATGTTCAAGGGTTGCTTTCCACCGAACCCGGTAATGCGGCTTGTCGTCGTAAAATTCCTCGCCGATAATGTCCTCAGCTTCCCATCCATCAAGTAGGATATCATTGTCTCCGTTAAGAGATACTTCTCCCTGGCTCTCTGGGCCGGCGTTGCTGGAAACCAAGGGCTCTGGCGCGTCGCTATCGTTGGAACCAGCGTCGACACCTTTGCCTGCTCAGATATGTCAACATGTTGCCCTGCCGAGAAGTGCGAGATCTAAGCACATACCTGTACCAGTTACACGGCCGAATTTCACCCTGTTGCGTGCATTTTGTAGGAGCCTGTCCAGTGACTCAAAATATATATCGGATCGGCCCTCgtcaagatcatcatcagacTCATCATCGCTCGAGATCAGGATAACATCGTCTGCTGACgtcccagcaccaccacgtGAAAGATGCTGTGCATTCTCCAGCAGCGGGAGGTGCAAAGGAACCCCAAAGGTCGCTGTAGAGGGGTCAAGTGCCGGCTGGCGCTCCATCAAATCTCCTACCCGCGTCGCAGTCCCACTTAACCCAGTAATCGATCACGTTGTCCCGGCTCTTGGCTGGTTTAGTAAGGTTCACAAATACCACTTTCCCAACCCGCCGCTAATGAATGACCTCTGCGAAATCCCTGATGAGGTGCCGAAACTCGTGTGTCGCGAGGCTTGTTCCCATAATCAGAAAGACGTCCAGGCGAAGCGACTGGTCATGCCGTACAACAGCGGAGATCGACTCAGCTCGGGGGTTCAGTTCACCATAGAGCACAATATCAGGTCGAAGCCTCCCAATTGTGGATGCGCGTTTCCCTATTGCTTTTCTATCGTTGGATATCTTAGTGCAGGCTGGGCAAGCGACTCTGGATCCAAAACAGTTTCCATTTCTCGGCCACCCTGCTTTCAGACGAAAACTGGTCGGAAGTCCTAGATTTGGTGAGGTACAGGTAAGAGAAGAGGTCGTAATATTTACAGGAATGCCTGAGTTTGTGCTGATGCCAGCCCCTGCGAGTGTCACGATCTTAGATGCGATACCGAGGAGGTTAGCGATGGTTtgcagatggtggtggtcgtctGGGTGTAGTTGGTGATCATTTTGCACCGATGTAGCGTTGAACGGCGACTGGTGGTTACAGATGGAGGCTGTGTGATGAAAACGAGATGACTCTATAAAGTACCGGGGCTCACTGGCTGGGGAAGGCGAAAATCGACGGatgagggaagaagaaggaggaggtccagGACGGGTCGAAGAGGGGATTATATACCCAAAGCTCTAGGTGTCCAAGCCTCGGTCAGGCCAGCTGTGGGATAGCCTATAGCCCCTCCCCACGAAGCAGGTGCTTGGATAAATTCATAGGGACATCTAGTGGCCGTCCAAGAGCCAGGGTTAGCATAAAGTCGAGTAAATGTTTCTGAGCACGTTCCTTCTCAGGGGCAGTAAACAAATGTTACCTGGTTGGCTTAGAAACTAAAAGGGGAGTAGATCTAGCAACTAGAATTTCCAAACTTTTTTGGTAACTCCGATATTTTTTCGAGCCTCTGCCCAACTAAGAGCAGACTTATCGAGGATGACGGTTGTAAGGGTCAACCTCAAATCTGCATCGGTTGCCCGGTCAACCACAGTTCACCGTCAGCAACCTCAGGCTCACCAGTACAGAACCAACCGCCATCGGAAGACCCCGTTCTCGATGACAGCACCAGTTTTAACAGCCGAACGCTGTCACTGACAACGTTTCCAGTAGGCCAATGAATGACCGAGGGAAGACGCCAAAGCCCTGGTCGCGGAGCTATTTTCTAATGCTGAGCTGAGTTGAACCGTAACTTGGGTTGTGGAGATACTTGTCGTCGCCGTCTGAGGTCTGCGGTGGCTACAAGTCCATCAACCCACCCAGTGGTGCATAGTCACCGTCCCCTTCAACCTAAGTCCACCTCCCCTACCAGTCCAATCAACACTTCCCAGCACCTATCCAGACTACCTACTCGATAACAACTACACGAGACTGTCCTCGGACTACTACCGCTCGGTCGCAGCCCCTGAGCTCTCTCACTTCTTTGGTCGATCATTATGGTGCAAATCACTCGTCAAGACAAGCCACCAATTCCCACAGTTATTCTGGCCTTTTGACCCTATCTagccttcatcaacaactcaAAGTCCATTCTACTCAaactatccaccaccacaacgaAAATAAATTAAGGAGGTCAAATTAGATATCTTGTCTTCATGAAATGAACGTAACCTTTAGCAGTTCATCAGTCCATTAATTTAGCAGCACAAGATGGTCTACTATTTGGTTGCAGAAAGAGCACTATGCTACATTCTAGCGCTATTTAGTGAAGTAGCATAAGGCTCGGAATATTTATTGTCAGGCTAGTGATCACAGGCATGATATTAACTCCATAGGTACTGGGGAATAGCGTGTAAAGCGTATCATAAGAATTAGTGTAAGCAATGGTACGGTTTCTGCCGCAGCAGATTGCCCTGGATTGCTAC
This window encodes:
- a CDS encoding hypothetical protein (COG:S; EggNog:ENOG503NU0C), with the translated sequence MISLDWGSRKQETGNSQVGHSPLLHCAKSAVEICIHYNGPGKDIGLTEFDSWNYEGDDKPADLKKGHVSDEGDFINRAKKKFTPYYQLLVPWVNRLRRKVFPSGERWKKPQPNLYFEMRKIPSEAVAEKVEEAGHNQTCISR
- a CDS encoding hypothetical protein (EggNog:ENOG503NZGI; COG:S), coding for MADELARLREALAQAKLQASEQQRLREEAENRAFDEQRRREEEQRRREEEQRRREEEQRRREKAEEIARKSQLQALEGYLETCHSLSLAIQVVTDRSLTTQGDTTNPVGRLYPQRIAEWHDFPARQEEIWKQLSIPSFADNPVFPSQHQMAYVESLINPISSEQGLRSFERDTVENAVQKLFAAVSENTQLRDSLGLRGTVMFESHTNLGTVDDTLSKPLERMSLAGSHATDTPLTTTAAIRKPRRGAKGKGNRADQFCIYRTADGANIPAMAIEYKAPHKLSQDEIVTGLASDIQPRRDVINKDCEGFVLASRALAAAVVTQLFSYMVGKGMQYGYVCTGQVFVFLYIPDDPATVFYHVCVPNLDVIEDDENRLHRTAVAQVFAFILQAVLTPPPPQSWHDAAERLDIWDVEFEDVLSKIPVTVRKDKEHASPYKPQRWRGFTRSPIRTRLSCKQASIESGLPHEDDDEPPPPSPTADRLTRSGRKPATSGASGGAVATSDASSGKGGGGRGRRPDIQDRAYCTHQCLVGLALGGPIDPSCPNAPYHKPGHISRVDFLHLLRAQLAGDRGRDADSAPLYLAGAVGSLFKVRLSTHGYTLVAKGVESANRGRLQNEEKIYNQLSVIQGRHVPVCLGLIDLVLPYYCDGRVSEHFLLLSWAGQPLSKCVDRIDKVVAVDAIAIAYTELHRLRVLHCDAELRNVMYNRNIMVVDFERAEVRSRQPLGPLSPNGQNRKRKRELPQKKCKDPFTEELQKVVRDISGYFGQS
- the HST3_2 gene encoding NAD-dependent deacetylase hst3 (COG:B; COG:K; EggNog:ENOG503NV2F), with amino-acid sequence MERQPALDPSTATFGVPLHLPLLENAQHLSRGGAGTSADDVILISSDDESDDDLDEGRSDIYFESLDRLLQNARNRVKFGRVTGTGKGVDAGSNDSDAPEPLVSSNAGPESQGEVSLNGDNDILLDGWEAEDIIGEEFYDDKPHYRVRL